The region GGCGGATGACTTCCTCAAGGGCATCGTCCTTGTCGGTAAGGACCAGATCGATGCGGGAACTTTTTCGAAGGAGCCCCAGGATCTCGATGAAAGATCTCACGATATCCGTCGTGGTGAATATTCCGACGAGGCGTCTCTTTTCAAGGACCGGAACCCCGCCGATCTTGTATTGATGGATGAGGCGGGCTGCCGAATCCAGACTTGCATTCGCATCAATGGTGATGGGATTGACTATCATGACGTCCTCAACCGTGAGTTCCCTTGTAACGGACGGCAATAGATACTGCCTGATATTGCTTTCCGTCAGGAAACCCACGAGTTCATCCCCATCCAGGACA is a window of Deltaproteobacteria bacterium DNA encoding:
- a CDS encoding CBS and ACT domain-containing protein, whose translation is MKVKNWMVKHPVTIHPKAPLQEAIDLMHSHSIRHLPVLDGDELVGFLTESNIRQYLLPSVTRELTVEDVMIVNPITIDANASLDSAARLIHQYKIGGVPVLEKRRLVGIFTTTDIVRSFIEILGLLRKSSRIDLVLTDKDDALEEVIRLMREMGQKIISVVTETQNPKKKVYSIRISKVGDIEPIIKALEAQGHRVISVLD